One Algoriphagus sp. Y33 genomic window, TTTTATCTATGTGGTCACGGTGATTGTGCGAAAGCAAAAGGTAATCTACATTGTTTAATTCCGACAAGTTAAATGGGACTTTGGTGTAGCGTTTTAAAAATCTATTCGGGGCTACCACTGGATCAATTAACAGCCTAATGCCATTTATATCAACGATAAATGAAGCATGGCCTAGTGGGATTATAGCATTGCTGGTTTTCTCAGAAATATTTTCTATAAGCTGATAGATAAGTGTTGTTTGTTGGTTTTTTTTGAGTTTGGCAAGTGGATTATCACTACGCATCCAACGCAAGGCTTCACCAAAACTTTTGATGTCATCTCCATATATATTTGTGTATAAGCCCTCAGCGGTCAATTTATTGCCCGTCCAATCCGGTTTTACAAATTTTAATTCGCTGTTATATTTTTTTAATTCCATGGGATAGTTTATAAGTAGCATTAGAAACTGTTAGATGGCAAAAGATCTGCATTCACTTTTAAAGACTACGTATTTTTTGCTTTTAGTTCCTCTGGGACATAACCAAATTGCTTTTTAAAAGCATAAGAAAAATGGGTTAAACTTTCAAAACCAAGTTCTAAATAGATTGACTACGGTTTTTTGTTGCTTTTTTCTAGTTGATAGTGCGCCTCGGTAAGTCGTTTGTCCTGCAACCATTGTCGACCAAATATTTTTTGAAAATCACGTTTAAAGCCTGCAAGGCTTCTACCTGTTAGTTTCGCAAAGTTTTCAATCAGAACATTGAATTTGTAGTTTGACGACATAAACTTCTCCAAATTTTTGCCAATTCTGCCGGAGCATTCTATGCAGGAGGTGGACCACAGCCGAAAGGAAAGGCTTCCAACTGTACCGGATCATGAACGCCACTTGCTACCACAACTCTACGTGCGGGCTTTTCCTGTTATAATAACGGTACGTACTATTTTTTCTGTGTGCATCTTTTTAATCATTTAGAAAGTGATG contains:
- a CDS encoding MBL fold metallo-hydrolase — translated: MELKKYNSELKFVKPDWTGNKLTAEGLYTNIYGDDIKSFGEALRWMRSDNPLAKLKKNQQTTLIYQLIENISEKTSNAIIPLGHASFIVDINGIRLLIDPVVAPNRFLKRYTKVPFNLSELNNVDYLLLSHNHRDHIDKNSVKQLTKLNPDAIILTGLEIGKILKGWGVKNQIQEAGWYQQYNTSEALAIDYLSSRPWSRRWLNDTNIQFWGSFTIQDKSTDKTIYFAHDSGYGQHFRDIGSDYEITQPAN